In Dryobates pubescens isolate bDryPub1 chromosome 26, bDryPub1.pri, whole genome shotgun sequence, a single window of DNA contains:
- the ACTR5 gene encoding actin-related protein 5 — MAAASRVFAFRDARWAPDPVLEPSAAVRTPQPVPLVIDNGSFQTRAGWACADPAVPAEPLLRFRSLAARSRGARGGAGAETQVGNDLGSPEPLRWLLRSPFDRNVPVQLELQELLFDHVFQRLGVSSQGCVDHPIVLTEAVCNPLYSRQMMSELLFECYQVPKVSYGVDSLYSFYHNRKQSWPCSGLVISSGYQCTHILPVLEGRLDAKNCKRINLGGCQAAVYLQRLLQLKYPGHFAAITLSRMEEILHEHSYVAEDYIEELQKWRSPEYYENNMHKMQLPFSNKLLGSTLTSEEKQEKRQQQLRRLQELNARRREEKLQLDQERLDRLLYVQELLEDGQMDQFHKALVELNMDSAEELQSYINKLSLSVEQTKQKILQAEVNVEVDVVDSKPETPDLDALGSEQSLEDVESINEFEPLFAEEQPEVEKPAAAVQPVFNLAEYHQLFLGTERIRAPEIVFQPSLIGEDQAGIAETMQYVLERYPKEQQAILVQNVFLTGGNTMYPGLKARVQKELLEMRPFQSSFQVHLASSPVLDAWYGARDWAVEYMAREEGWITRKDYEEKGGEYLKEHCASNVYVPIRLPKQAPRTAEAPSRALASSAGNPCEQA, encoded by the exons ATGGCGGCGGCCTCCCGGGTGTTCGCTTTCCGTGACGCTCGCTGGGCGCCGGACCCGGTGCTGGAGCCGAGCGCGGCCGTGCGCACGCCGCAGCCGGTGCCGCTGGTGATCGATAACGGCTCCTTCCAGACGCGGGCGGGCTGGGCCTGCGCCGACCCTGCCGTCCCCGCGGAGCCCCTGCTCCGGTTCCGCTCGCTGGCGGCGCGCAGTCGCGGGGcccgcggcggggccggcgcCGAGACGCAGGTGGGCAACGACCTGGGGAGCCCCGAGCCGCTGCGCTGGCTGCTCCGCTCGCCCTTCGACCGCAACGTGCCcgtccagctggagctgcaggagctgctcttcgACCACGTCTTCCAGCGCCTTGGCGTCTCCTCGCAG GGATGTGTGGATCACCCAATTGTTTTGACAGAAGCAGTGTGCAATCCTCTGTATTCAAGACAAATGATGTCAGAGCTCCTCTTCGAATGCTACCAAGTGCCAAAAGTCTCCTATGGCGTAGACAGCTTGTACAGTTTTTACCAcaacagaaagcagagctggccctgcagTGGCTTGGTCATATCTTCAGGTTATCAGTGTACCCACATCTTGCCAGTCTTAGAAGGCAG gctggatgctaaaAACTGCAAACGCATCAACCTCGGCGGGTGCCAGGCAGCTGTGTACCTGCAGcgcctgctccagctgaagtACCCAGGGCACTTTGCTGCCATCACCCTCAGTCGCATGGAGGAGATACTGCATGAGCACAGCTACGTGGCAGAGGACTACATAGAAG agctgcagaagtgGCGATCCCCAGAGTACTATGAGAACAACATGCACAAGATGCAGCTGCCTTTCTCTAacaagctgctggggagcactctGACATCAGAGGAAAagcaggagaagaggcagcagcagctgcggcGCCTTCAAGAGCTCAACGCGCGGCGCcgggaggagaagctgcagctcgaccaggagaggctggacaggTTGCTCTATGTACAG GAACTCCTGGAAGATGGTCAAATGGATCAATTCCACAAAGCTTTGGTGGAGCTGAACATGGATTCTGCAGAAGAACTTCAGTCTTACATCAACAAGCTGAGTCTGTCTGTTGAGCAAACGAAGCAGAAAATCCTCCAGGCAGAAGTCAATGTTGAAGTAGATGTCGTGGACAGCAAGCCAGAG ACTCCTGACTTGGATGCATTGGGCAGTGAGCAGTCCCTGGAGGATGTGGAAAGCATTAATGAGTTTGAACCTTTatttgctgaggagcagcctgaagttgagaagcctgctgctgcagtgcag CCTGTGTTTAACCTGGCAGAGTACCACCAGCTCTTTCTTGGCACTGAACGAATCAGAGCTCCAGAGATTgtcttccagccctccctgaTAGGAGAAGACCAGGCTGGTATAGCAGAAACCATGCAATATGTCCTTGAGAG GTACCCAAAGGAGCAACAAGCTATTCTTGTCCAGAATGTTTTCCTCACTGGTGGAAATACAATGTACCCTGGACTGAAAGCCAGAGTCCAGAAGGAGCTCCTTGAAATGAGGCCCTTCCAGTCATCTTTTCAG GTTCACCTTGCTTCCAGCCCTGTTTTAGACGCCTGGTATGGGGCCAGGGATTGGGCAGTGGAATACATGGCTCGGGAGGAAGGCTGGATAACCAGGAAAGACTatgaagaaaaagggggagaatACCTCAAGGAACATTGTGCTTCAAATGTCTATGTCCCCATTCGCCTTCCCAAGCAGGCTCCAAGGACAGCAgaggcacccagcagagctctggcatcCAGCGCTGGCAACCCCTGCGAGCAGGCCTAG